The DNA segment GCTTCTTAACGAGTGGAGAGACATGGCTCTTCGTGATGGCAAACGGACATATATCAGTGCAAACGGCAAGGAATACACTATCAGTCTCCAGAATACCTGTATGGAATGCCATACCAGCAAAGTGGAATTCTGCGACAAGTGTCATACTGACGCTGGTGTAACCCCGTACTGCTGGGATTGCCACGTACCTCCAAAGGAGGCAAAATAATGAAACAGAGTAGAAGAAACTTCCTCAAGTTTGCAGGCCTCTCGGCAGCAGGACTTTGTCTTGCTCCCACAGCTGCAGCTCTGGCATCAGGCGGAGGCGGATATGGCAAAGCACATGCTGTTGTCAACGCTAACTCCAAACATGCCAAACGCTGGGCTATGGTTATCGACACCCGCAAGCTCAACACTGATGAAGCAATAAACGCTCTGGCTGAAGTTTGTCACCACATCCACAACGTTCCAACGATTCCTGGTAAACAGGACGTCAAATGGTTGTGGGAAGGTACTTATTCCGAAACATTCCCATATCAAACAAATAACTTCCCTTCGGAAGAGCTTGAAAAACGCAAATTCCCGTTGCTTTGCAACCACTGCGAAAGCCCTTCCTGTGTACGCGTCTGCCCCACAAAGGCGACCTTCCAGCGTGCTGACGGAATCGTAGCAATGGATTACCATCGCTGCATCGGCTGTCGTTACTGTATGGCTGCTTGCCCCTTTGGTGCTCGTAGCTTCAACTTCATGGATCCAAGACTCCATCTCGATATGGAAAAGATCAATGTGAAGTTCCCCACCCGCATGCGCGGTGTTGTTGAAAAATGCAACTTCTGCGTAGAGCGTCTCGCCGTTGGCGAAATGCCCGCTTGTGTGGAAAAATCCAGTGGCGCGATGACCTTTGGTGATCTTCAGGACCCTGATTCAAACGTCAGAAAGGTTCTTAGGGAGAACTTCACCATCCGTAGGAACCCCGCTGCCGGCACCGAGCCCGGCGTGTACTACATCATTTAGGGGGAAACTGATATGCTCGAAAAAGCACTCAAAGGTGGCCCGAAATATTGGAGCTGGATTTTCTTCCTGCTTCTTATTATCGGCGCAGGCTTCACTGTATATCTGAATCAATTACAGGAAGGACTTACCGTCACGGGCCTTAGCCGTGATGTTTCCTGGGGATTCTATATTGCCCAGTTTACCTATTTGGTCGGTCTCGCCGCTTCCGGTGTTATGATCGTTCTGCCTTACTACTTCCATCACTATAAGAAGTTTAAAGGCATGGTAATCATGGGTGAATTCATGGCTATTGCAGCTGTCATAATGTGTCTCGGTTTCATTATCGTAGACATCGGGCAGCCACAGCGTATGATGAACATGATTTTCCATCCGACTCCTAACTCAATCCTGTTCTGGGACATGATCGTTCTTAACGGTTACCTGCTCCTGAACGTAGTTATCGGGTGGACATGTTTAGAATCTGAACGCCAGCGTGTGAAACCGCCAAAATGGATCAGGCCTTTGGCTTACACATCCATCGTATGGGCGTTCTCTATTCATACGGTTACCGCGTTCTTGTATGCAGGACTTCCAGGCCGTCATTACTGGCTTACCGCCATTCTGGCTGCCCGCTTCCTAGCTTCTGCATTCTGTGCTGGACCTGCTATTCTTCTTCTGGTTGTATTCATTACCCGCAAGGTTACTGATTACGATCCAGGAAAAGCTGCAATCAACACACTTACAAAGATCATTACTTATGCAATGCTCGTGAACGTATTCTTCTTCTTGCTTGAAGTGTTCACCGCATTCTACTCCAATATCCCAGGTCATACTCATTCCCTCGCATACCTATTCGTAGGTAGCCATGGACACACTGAACTGGTTCCTTGGATGTGGACAGCAACAGTATTTGCATTCATCAGTTTAGCTCTGCTTGTTCCGCCTAAATTGCGCGACAATCAGAAACTGCTGCCATGGGCACTTATCCTCCTCGTTATTGCAACATGGATCGATAAGGGTCTAGCACTGCTGATTGGTGGTCTTACTCCAAACCCATTCAACGAAATCACCACTTACTGGCCTACCGGCAAAGAATTGATGGTTTCCTTGATGGTCTACGCTATTGGTGCTCTTGTCCTGACAATCCTTTATAAGGTTGCCACAGACATCAAACGCGACCTTGGCGAGCTAGTTGAACCTGAGTAATCAGGCCAGCTCACCTCTTAGGTAATTAAAAAGCCCGTTCCTTTATTGGAACGGGCTTTTTTTGTATTTAATGATCAGCACTTTTTTTACATAAAAAAACCGAACACCCATCTGGATATTCGGTTTTTTGCGTAATTTTAATCACGCTTACGGAGACGCTCAAAGAACTGTCAGGTTCTCCGGTGTTCAGTCGAAGCTCGACTAAACGTAATCCCCGCGGTTAAATTTGATTTGTTCGGTCATCGCCATTACTTCGAGTTCGTTAACAATACTGTTCAATTCAGGATTCTCACTGGCTACGCCCGGCCAATCCTTCTTAAGGGATTCAACACCACCTTGAACACCTTCAAGAGTCTTGTAAGCATTCTTCAGTCCACCAGAATCAGGGGAACCGAGATGCTTGGCATAGTTTTCCAGCTCTCCGAAAAGATTTTCAATCTTGCCGACAAACTCGCCTTCATTCACTGTTGCAGCCTGCACGGATGCGACCTGCTGCATCTGAAGAAGGGGATTAATGGACTGAAGACCCGGAACCGGAGGAAGATTTGAAGTCTGTTGCCCCTCTACTTGCTGGGCTTCCTGATTCAAAACTTCCCCAAATGCCGTCCCGTTTACCTTCTTAGTCTTATTAGCTTGCTGCTGTTGTTGCTGCAAAGCCTCAATCTGATCAGGACGAATCTTCATCTTTTTACTCCTCAGCCTTTGGTTTCACACTAATTTTGCAATCATCATGCCAAAGTCTAGACTTTAGTCAACCAGCTGAATTGATGACCTTTTATATAAATACAGACCGGAAATTATTTCCTAGATCATAAACAAATCGTAACCATACCTGTTTTCTCTGATACAATGATAAAACATAAGAAAAAGCTTGTCCATGTCATGAAGAATCAGTTATTATTTAATTAAAGAAAGATTTTTCCATATACTTAACTCATTTGCACAACTAAATAATCCGGAGGGATATTTATGATTACCATCAAAAAGATACTCTGCGCAGTGGACTTTTCGGAACACAGCCCGGTAGTAGCTGATTATGCAAACACTCTTGCCAAAACTATGGGATCTAAAATCATTTGCCTGTATGTTGCTCCTTCACTCGATCAATATGTAGGATTCCATGTTCCGCCAAGTTCCATTGAAAATTTTGTCGGCGAAATAGTTACCGGAGCAGACACAACCATGGAAACCTTCATCGAAGAAAACTTTAAAGATGCAAAGGTTAACGGAAAAGTAATGACCGGTTACGCAGCTGAAGAAATTTTAACTCTCGCTAAAGCTGAAGAAGTAGACATGATTATCATGGGAACCCACGGCAGAAGAGGAATTGATCGTATTCTATTCGGTTCCGTTGCAGAAAAGGTCGTTAAAGCTGCAAAATGCCCTGTGCTTACCGTCAGACCTGAATAACTAGTCGTTTAAAGTTAAAGCCGATACGATACCGACAACTATCAAGGCATAAACCTGCAAGCGGTCCTCTTATCCAAACGGATAAGAGGGCTTTTTTTTGACAAAAAACATGTTCCAAACTACTAGAGAACTTCGCCCCGTATTAATAATCAAAAGAAAAAGGATATCAGCATGTCCCCTATCAAAGTCCGCCCTGACGTGATGGAGACCAAACCCTACGCTCCTGGACTTACCATCGAAGAGATCAAAGAGAAGTACGGTCTGGATAATGTTATTAAACTCGCGAGCAATGAAAATCCGCTCGGAGCCTCTCCACTCGCTCAAAAAGCAATAATACGTCATGCCCCTAATATTTTTCGTTACCCGCATAACGGCAACCCCCGCCTGAATAAAGCTATTGCAAAACGGTACGGATTTGCTGAAGAAAACATCATATGCGGAAACGGTTCTGACGAAGTTATCGACCTGCTGATTAGAGTTAAAGCCGAACCCGGTCGTGACGAAGTGCTGACCTATGAATCATGTTTCAGCATGTACAGCCTTATGTCTCGTCTTTGCGGTATAAATTTCCGACAGCTTCCCCGCGAAGCTGATCATAAACAGCCTCTTAAAGCTATGGCCGCTGCGGTTACAGACAAAACTGCCATAGTTTTTGTAACGACTCCTGACAATCCGACAGGGCTTGCAGTCACGGCAAGAGATGTCCGCGAAATGGTCATGGCTATTCCCGAACAAACTATCCTTGCCATAGACGAGGCATACATTGATTTCGCAACCCCTGCGGAAGAATATGACATGCGTCCGCTGTTAAATGAATTTCCGAATATCGTCCTGCTCAGAACATTCTCTAAAGCCTTCGGACTGGCTGGAATGCGGGTCGGATTCGGCATAATGAGTACAGAGCTTGCCGGTTACATCAACCGCGCACGTGCTCCTTTCACCGTCAGCCTCCTTGCAGAAGAAGCAGCCCTTGCTGCACTCGACGACGACGCGTTCTATAATGAGACTCTGGACGTTGTTCTGCGCGGCAGAAAACTCTTCACAGACGAAATTACAGCTATGGGATGTGAAGTTCTGCCTTCGCAATCCAACTTTATTATGTTCAAACCCACCCGCGATGCCGGAGAAGTTTTTGAAGAACTTCTAAAACGCGGTCTCATTGTGCGCCCGCTTAAAAGCTTCGGCCTCGGCGAATATATTCGTGTGAATATGGGCACAGATCGTGAAAATAAAATATTCTTACAAAACCTCAAGGAGCTTCTGTAATGGCGGTCCCTTTCATCATAACTATCGACGGCCCTGCCGGTGTAGGTAAATCAACACTTGCTCAACGTCTCGCAGATCATTTTAAAATTGCCTATCTGGATACCGGAGCAATGTTCAGAGCGACCGCTTGGAAACTGGGCGAAGATTCATGGGACTGGGACAGCTCTAAAATTGAGACTGCTCTTAAATCCTTCTCGTTCACTCTGTCCGGTTCTGGAAGCAACTCTGTGCTCAGCCTTAACGGAACAGCGTTAACAAACGACATTCGCACAGAAACAGTGGGTATGTGGGCCTCTAACGTTGCTAAAATTCCAGCCGTCCGCGTTTTCCAAAAGATAGCACAGCGCGAGATTGGAAACACGACCTCTCTTATTGCAGAAGGCAGAGACATGGGCACGGTTATTTTCCCGCAAGCTCCCTGTAAATTCTTCCTTGATGCTGACTTAGAAGAACGAGCCCGCAGACGTTTTTCTCAGCTTGAAGAAATGGGCAAACCTGCAAATCTCACCGAACTGATTGAACAAATCGGAGCAAGAGACGATCAGGACCGCAACCGCAAAGAAGCTCCTCTGAAAGCCGCAGATGATGCCATCATTGTTGACACAACAAAGCTTGATATCGACGGAGTTTTTAAAAAACTTGTCGCAGAAGTTAAAAAAATATCAGCTTAATTATATTTTACAAACTCAATATATCAGGCCGCTTGAATCACTATATTCAAGCGGCCTGATTCTTTTGTAACAGCAACAGAACTTGACTTTGACGGACGCGCCATTACTCAATTAGCTGAACTTTCAAACGACCTTTAAGAATAATAAATCGGAGAATTCCTTGAACCTTTCCTGCAAATTAAAAGAACTGTTTCCAAATATTTCAAATATAGTAAACCAGCCTCTAACAGAAGATCTTGCCGGTTCATTTTTCCCCGCAAACTCGACACGCTTTGCTCATATGAAACAAGCTGCCCGGACAGCTGAAAGAATCGCCAGACAGACAGGACTGGACGAAGAGCAGGCGGAAAAATTGATTACTGCGGCACTTTTCCATGACGTCGGTTACTCTGAGAAGCTGGGACAGACCGGATTCCACCCTTTAGACGGCGCAGCCTTCCTTGCACATGCCGGAGCGCAAGATGAAGTCATAGAAGCTGTTTTATGGCACTCCAGCACACAACGAGACATCCACTTCTATCCTGAAATTGAAAATATATATAAAAATTTTCCTGATCCTTCTGAAAACAACCACACACTGAAAGGTGTCAGCTATTGTGATTTCCGAACTTCGCCAGTGGGACAATCTTTTTCTTTCGGACAAAGAATAAGTGAATTTAAAAAAAGACCCGGAGCCAGTAGTTACGCTCAGGAAACAGCCAAGTGGACACTTCCAAAAGCGCGGGCAACACAAGCTGCTTATGTTAAGGCTATCTCCAACCAACAGCAAACGTCCCTGCCATGGATTTTCTGCGATATTGACAGCACGCTCATATATCCGGGTCAAACGATCAATACAGCCACAACCGAGGCCTTGTACAGATATGTTGAAGCAGGTGGAAAGATGTCCCTTATTACGGGAAAGCACCTTATCAGCATCCGTGATTTTCTACGGGAATCAGGCATGGAAGGCCCGCATTCAGGGGTAAACGGCTCGATGATCATTAAAGATGATCACCTTACTTCTTACGGACCTACGGTCGAAAATTACAAAGCTATTGAAGACATTCTTATTGCAGAAGGAATCCACTACGCAACCTATGTTGCTGGTGGAATATGGACCAGATCGCCATTAACAGAGGCTGAAATCGAATCTTATAAGTTTGTCGGAGAAATTCTTCCACAACCGGGCACAACTCCGGACAAAGGCGGAATATTCAAAGTTCTTACCTTCTCCCATAAAAATGACAGAAAACGATGCGCTTTCGTTCGAGATCTTGCTGCCAAACAAGGACTTGCTTGTGTGCGCACTGCTGATGGATTTCTAGAAATATGCCCCAATGGACACGGAAAACATGCCGCAGCCATGCATATTATGAACGAAGCAGGCTGGTCTGATTTGAACAGTATCTCAATCGGCGACAGCGAAAACGATCTCAGCATGTTCGGCGTTACGGGTCTAAGCGCGGCGGTTGCCAATGCAACTGAAGATGTCCTCCCAGCCGCCGACCTGAATATTCCTTCCTGCATCGACAACGGAGTCGCACAGTTGTTGGATGCTCTTGTTGAATCCGCAAAAGGTGGAAGTTGGGAAATTCCAAGTAAATGGCTGGCACAATATTAGTAAACAGCAACACTGACGGACCAGAAAAAAGAGTTCGTTTATTTAATAAAAAACTCGTTATCAGCCCCCGTAATACAAGGCTTAATTTAGACTAAAAAAACCCTCTCCTGAAATATTTCAGGAGAGGGTTTTTAGTTCAATCTCAAGCGCCGCCAGCACAGCCTTATCCATATCGTAATATTTATACTGCCCGAGTCTTCCAGTGAAATGAACTCTCGGTAGTTTTTGCGCTTCAGCCTGATACAATTCCAAGATCTTGCGGTCCTCTGCGGTGTTGACGGGATAATATGGTTCTTCACCCTGCTTCCACTTCATGGAGAACTCGCGGGAGATGACGGTTTTGCCGCTCTTGTTTTCCCTTTCTGGATGGAGGTGCTGATATTCATGAATGCGAGTATAGGGCACATCAATATCGGCATAATTCATAACCGATGTTCCCTGATAATCTACCACATCTTCTGTCCCATATTCAAATCTCAGCGAACGCCAAGTCAGCTCCCCGTGGCAGTAATCAAAAAAGCGATCGACCGGACCGGAATAGTAGACCGTGCAATCTTCCGGCAACTCATTACGGATATCAAAAAAATCTGTTTCAAGCTGAACGGTGATCAACTCATGATCCAGCATATTCTCAAACATCTTGCCATACCCTTGATACGGCAACCCCTGATAGCGGCAGGTGAAATAATCACATTCGTAAGTGTGGCGAAACGGCAATCGACTGATTATATCGGCGGAAAGTTCACGCGGATCACATTCCCATTGCTTAAGCGTATACCCTTTGACAAAGGCTTCATAAAGATCACGACCGATAAGACTGATGGCCTTTTCTTCTAAATTTTGAGGATCGGTGATGTTCTCTTTTTCGCTTTGCTTCTGAATGAATCCGGCAACTTCATGCGGGCGTAAACTCAGATTAAAAAAAGAATTAATCGTCTGTAAATTTACAGGCATATGGTAGGTGCGGTTCTTATAGGTAGTCAGAACTTTATGGCGATAGCTGTTGAATTCCGTGAAGCGGTTCAGATAGTCCCAAACTCTACGCTCGGAAGTATGAAAAATATGAGTTCCGTAGCGATGAACTTCAATCCCGGTTTCAGGATCAAACCGACTGTAACAATTGCCTCCGATGTGGTTACGGCTGTCAAGAACCAGCACCTTCTCTCCACGCTCTTCAGCAATGCGGCGCGCTATGACTGAACCCGTTATCCCTGCTCCAACGACTACGTATTTATGCGACACAATTCGGACTCCCATATAAAAAAAGGTTCCTCAAGAAACATATTTTCTTAGAGAAACCACTGATTATAACTTTACGAAGCAATCAACATTTTGAGCAGCTAAATATGGGAGGAGTCTTTTAGAACTCCCCCCACATTATTTATAATAATCTAGACTACTTCATGTATTTCAAGAATGGATTATCCTGTGAAAGAATGATCCGTGTGTTTTCCTTGAAACCTTTTTCATATGCTTCCAGAGACTTCTTGAATTCGTAGAATCCAGGAGCCTTTCCGAAACTGTCAGCGTATGTTTTAGTAGCGATTCCGTCACCCTCACCTCGAAGAATTTCTGCTTTGAGGTTGGCGTCAGCCAGAGTGATTGCTCTTTCTTTATCAGCTTGCGCAGTGATGCGGGCTGATGCTTCACTACCCTGAGAGCGGTACTGTTTTGCCATACGTTCTCGTTCCGCCCTCATACGTCCGTAAATAGCACGGGCGTTCTCAGGAGGCAGATCAGTACGTTTAATACGTACATCAATGATTTCGATTCCGTAATCTGCAACCAGTTCATTAGATTTCAGAGTAACCTCTGTCATAATGGCAGTACGGTCACTGGAGATAATCTCAATCAAGGTATATCCACCAAGAGCGACTCGAAGCTCAGCATAGATGATGTCATCAAGACGAGCCTGAGCACGAGGAATAGAAGTAACAGTGCGATAAAACTGCAAGGGGTCAGTAATGCGCCACTTGGAGTAGTTATCCACAACCATGTTCTTCTTATCTTTAGTCAGAATTTCAGCAGGACGAGCGTCATACTCAAGCAAGCGCGAATCAAAATAAATCACGTTCTGAACGAACGGGAGTTTAAAATGAAGTCCCGGTCCAAGTGGTCCGGCTTTAGGCTTACCAAGCTGCAATACGATTGCTTTCTCAGTCTGCTTTACAATAAATGCACTTTGCGCAACTCCCAAAACTAAAAATATAAGTAATATTGCCAGGGGTGCGGAGCTTTTTTTAAGTAAACTCATTACTTTACCCCCTTCTTATTAGTTATAGCTTTAACAGGGAACGACCCTCCGTCCAAAGACAGAAACGGCAGCGCTCTTTTAGCAGCACTATCTGAAAGAATAACCTTGGTCACATCAGGATTGGAAAGGATGTTTTCCATTGTTTCCAGATACAAACGTTTAACTGTAACGTCCTTAGCTTTTGTGTATTCGCGATAAACAGCCATGAATCTCTTAGCCTGACCTTCTGCTTTACGTACTTTAGTTTCCTTGTACGCTTCAGCTCTGTTCAGGATAACAGCGGCCTGTCCACGAGCTTTCGGCAGAATATCATTACGATATGCTTCAGCTTCGTTGATGTAACGGCTTTTATCTTCACGAGCACTTGCAACGTCTTTAAAGGCGTCAACGACTTCAGCCGGTGGATGCACATTCTGCAACTGCACGGCAAGCACATTAACACCAAGCTCATACGAATCCACAATGGACTGCAATAAAGCTCTGGTTTCAGTCTGAATCTGTAACTTACCTGTAGTAAGTGCCAATTCAATTTTGGTCTTACCGATAATTTCACGCATGGCGGCTTCGGCTGCGTCCTGAAGAGTCTTATCCTGATTGGTTACCTTGAAAAGGTACTCAACAGGATCTTTAATCTGATATTGAACGATGAATTGAACATCAACGATGTTTTCATCACCTGTCAGCATCAGAGATTCTTCGGGAACGTTCCGGGACTGCCCCTGTGTGAATGAGCGGGAAGATCCAAAGGAACGGAAACCGACTTCCACTCGCCTGATGCGTGTGACCTGCGGTTTCATTACCGATTCAATAGGAACCGGTAGGTGGTAGTGCGGTCCGGGGTTAGTGGTGGCAACGTATTTACCAAACCGGGTTACCACTCCGACTTCATCAGGTTCTACAATGTAGACTCCTGAAAGAAACCAAAGCACGATAATTCCGATTATGACATACTTTCCGCCCGGCAATCCGGTTCCGCGAAATTTTTTGATCGTGGAATTTATTTCATCCACACCCGGCGTTTTAGAGCCAGTGTTCCTCTGCCGTTGTTCCGATAGTTTATCCCAGTCCCAGTTCATGTTATTTTGATATGCGACACAATGGAGCAGGTCAAGGAAGATCGGACATTAGGCGGTAAGATTATCAAAAAACAGCAGTAACAATTTCTCTGAAGACCCCTTATAATCACAACTTTTGAAGGAACATACAAATAATACAGCGAACTACCCTAAAAACAGGCCACAGTTGACATATTCGCGATTAATGTTTTTACCTGTATTAACATTACGAATACCGTCTACTAAGCAAAATCAACAATTCATATCTTTTTGGAGACTTCAATACATGAAAGCCATCAACAGAGAAATTTTCAGAGCATACGATATACGCGGAGTTGTAGACGTTGATTTTGACGAAGAATGGGTCGAAAATCTTGGACGTGCCTGCGGAACATGGTTCAGACGCAAAGGCTGGAACCGCGCTGTTGTCGGACATGATTGCAGACACAGTTCTTCTGCCTATCAGGCAGCAATTCTACGCGGACTCAACATGTCCGGAGTTGATGTCCTTTTTCTGGATATGGTGCCAAGTCCGGCTTTCTATTTTGCGGCAAAAAAACTGAACTACAAGGCCGGAGTAATGATCACCGCCAGCCACAATCCTCCTGAATTTAACGGCTTCAAGGTATGGGGAGAGGATACAACCATCCACAGCGGTGACATTCAAGAAATTTATAAGCTTATGGAAAATAAAGACTTTATTGACGGGACCGGAATGGGATCATTCCATAATATCATCCCATATTACATTGAAGATCTGCTTTCAGGTATAAAACTGAAACGGCCTGTAAAAGTCGTGCTGGACGGTGGCAACGGCGCGGGCGGACACATTGCGCTTGAACTGCTCAGACAAGCTGGCGCAGAAGTCATTCCCTTATACTGTGAGCCTGACGGAGACTTCCCCAACCATCATCCCGACCCTGTGGTTGAAGCCTACATGGGCGATCTGCTGAAAGCTGTTGTGGAACA comes from the Maridesulfovibrio ferrireducens genome and includes:
- the hflC gene encoding protease modulator HflC, which codes for MSLLKKSSAPLAILLIFLVLGVAQSAFIVKQTEKAIVLQLGKPKAGPLGPGLHFKLPFVQNVIYFDSRLLEYDARPAEILTKDKKNMVVDNYSKWRITDPLQFYRTVTSIPRAQARLDDIIYAELRVALGGYTLIEIISSDRTAIMTEVTLKSNELVADYGIEIIDVRIKRTDLPPENARAIYGRMRAERERMAKQYRSQGSEASARITAQADKERAITLADANLKAEILRGEGDGIATKTYADSFGKAPGFYEFKKSLEAYEKGFKENTRIILSQDNPFLKYMK
- the glf gene encoding UDP-galactopyranose mutase → MSHKYVVVGAGITGSVIARRIAEERGEKVLVLDSRNHIGGNCYSRFDPETGIEVHRYGTHIFHTSERRVWDYLNRFTEFNSYRHKVLTTYKNRTYHMPVNLQTINSFFNLSLRPHEVAGFIQKQSEKENITDPQNLEEKAISLIGRDLYEAFVKGYTLKQWECDPRELSADIISRLPFRHTYECDYFTCRYQGLPYQGYGKMFENMLDHELITVQLETDFFDIRNELPEDCTVYYSGPVDRFFDYCHGELTWRSLRFEYGTEDVVDYQGTSVMNYADIDVPYTRIHEYQHLHPERENKSGKTVISREFSMKWKQGEEPYYPVNTAEDRKILELYQAEAQKLPRVHFTGRLGQYKYYDMDKAVLAALEIELKTLS
- the hflK gene encoding FtsH protease activity modulator HflK, coding for MNWDWDKLSEQRQRNTGSKTPGVDEINSTIKKFRGTGLPGGKYVIIGIIVLWFLSGVYIVEPDEVGVVTRFGKYVATTNPGPHYHLPVPIESVMKPQVTRIRRVEVGFRSFGSSRSFTQGQSRNVPEESLMLTGDENIVDVQFIVQYQIKDPVEYLFKVTNQDKTLQDAAEAAMREIIGKTKIELALTTGKLQIQTETRALLQSIVDSYELGVNVLAVQLQNVHPPAEVVDAFKDVASAREDKSRYINEAEAYRNDILPKARGQAAVILNRAEAYKETKVRKAEGQAKRFMAVYREYTKAKDVTVKRLYLETMENILSNPDVTKVILSDSAAKRALPFLSLDGGSFPVKAITNKKGVK
- the dsrJ gene encoding sulfate reduction electron transfer complex DsrMKJOP subunit DsrJ; protein product: MQYGGKIITGLVLFLGLISLPFWFNMGGTYEQPKVELPKNAKECVAPKEEMRTSHMQLLNEWRDMALRDGKRTYISANGKEYTISLQNTCMECHTSKVEFCDKCHTDAGVTPYCWDCHVPPKEAK
- a CDS encoding HAD-IIB family hydrolase is translated as MNLSCKLKELFPNISNIVNQPLTEDLAGSFFPANSTRFAHMKQAARTAERIARQTGLDEEQAEKLITAALFHDVGYSEKLGQTGFHPLDGAAFLAHAGAQDEVIEAVLWHSSTQRDIHFYPEIENIYKNFPDPSENNHTLKGVSYCDFRTSPVGQSFSFGQRISEFKKRPGASSYAQETAKWTLPKARATQAAYVKAISNQQQTSLPWIFCDIDSTLIYPGQTINTATTEALYRYVEAGGKMSLITGKHLISIRDFLRESGMEGPHSGVNGSMIIKDDHLTSYGPTVENYKAIEDILIAEGIHYATYVAGGIWTRSPLTEAEIESYKFVGEILPQPGTTPDKGGIFKVLTFSHKNDRKRCAFVRDLAAKQGLACVRTADGFLEICPNGHGKHAAAMHIMNEAGWSDLNSISIGDSENDLSMFGVTGLSAAVANATEDVLPAADLNIPSCIDNGVAQLLDALVESAKGGSWEIPSKWLAQY
- the dsrP gene encoding sulfate reduction electron transfer complex DsrMKJOP subunit DsrP; its protein translation is MLEKALKGGPKYWSWIFFLLLIIGAGFTVYLNQLQEGLTVTGLSRDVSWGFYIAQFTYLVGLAASGVMIVLPYYFHHYKKFKGMVIMGEFMAIAAVIMCLGFIIVDIGQPQRMMNMIFHPTPNSILFWDMIVLNGYLLLNVVIGWTCLESERQRVKPPKWIRPLAYTSIVWAFSIHTVTAFLYAGLPGRHYWLTAILAARFLASAFCAGPAILLLVVFITRKVTDYDPGKAAINTLTKIITYAMLVNVFFFLLEVFTAFYSNIPGHTHSLAYLFVGSHGHTELVPWMWTATVFAFISLALLVPPKLRDNQKLLPWALILLVIATWIDKGLALLIGGLTPNPFNEITTYWPTGKELMVSLMVYAIGALVLTILYKVATDIKRDLGELVEPE
- the cmk gene encoding (d)CMP kinase; amino-acid sequence: MAVPFIITIDGPAGVGKSTLAQRLADHFKIAYLDTGAMFRATAWKLGEDSWDWDSSKIETALKSFSFTLSGSGSNSVLSLNGTALTNDIRTETVGMWASNVAKIPAVRVFQKIAQREIGNTTSLIAEGRDMGTVIFPQAPCKFFLDADLEERARRRFSQLEEMGKPANLTELIEQIGARDDQDRNRKEAPLKAADDAIIVDTTKLDIDGVFKKLVAEVKKISA
- a CDS encoding phosphomannomutase/phosphoglucomutase encodes the protein MKAINREIFRAYDIRGVVDVDFDEEWVENLGRACGTWFRRKGWNRAVVGHDCRHSSSAYQAAILRGLNMSGVDVLFLDMVPSPAFYFAAKKLNYKAGVMITASHNPPEFNGFKVWGEDTTIHSGDIQEIYKLMENKDFIDGTGMGSFHNIIPYYIEDLLSGIKLKRPVKVVLDGGNGAGGHIALELLRQAGAEVIPLYCEPDGDFPNHHPDPVVEAYMGDLLKAVVEHGAEAGIGLDGDADRIGAVDETGKLMPGDRLLAIYARDMLSKIPGEMVVADVKCSHLLFEDISKHGGKPLMAKTGHSIMKAKMAETGAGLGGEMSGHIFFADRFYGFDDGLYAALRLIEILSQEEKPLSRMLEDWPETFFTPELRIDCPEKIKFELVELATTQFKTEYDVIDIDGARILFEDGWALIRASNTQAALTLRFEASSPERLTQVRTIVESLLARLTDELSS
- the hisC gene encoding histidinol-phosphate transaminase, giving the protein MSPIKVRPDVMETKPYAPGLTIEEIKEKYGLDNVIKLASNENPLGASPLAQKAIIRHAPNIFRYPHNGNPRLNKAIAKRYGFAEENIICGNGSDEVIDLLIRVKAEPGRDEVLTYESCFSMYSLMSRLCGINFRQLPREADHKQPLKAMAAAVTDKTAIVFVTTPDNPTGLAVTARDVREMVMAIPEQTILAIDEAYIDFATPAEEYDMRPLLNEFPNIVLLRTFSKAFGLAGMRVGFGIMSTELAGYINRARAPFTVSLLAEEAALAALDDDAFYNETLDVVLRGRKLFTDEITAMGCEVLPSQSNFIMFKPTRDAGEVFEELLKRGLIVRPLKSFGLGEYIRVNMGTDRENKIFLQNLKELL
- a CDS encoding universal stress protein, whose translation is MITIKKILCAVDFSEHSPVVADYANTLAKTMGSKIICLYVAPSLDQYVGFHVPPSSIENFVGEIVTGADTTMETFIEENFKDAKVNGKVMTGYAAEEILTLAKAEEVDMIIMGTHGRRGIDRILFGSVAEKVVKAAKCPVLTVRPE
- the dsrO gene encoding sulfate reduction electron transfer complex DsrMKJOP subunit DsrO, translating into MKQSRRNFLKFAGLSAAGLCLAPTAAALASGGGGYGKAHAVVNANSKHAKRWAMVIDTRKLNTDEAINALAEVCHHIHNVPTIPGKQDVKWLWEGTYSETFPYQTNNFPSEELEKRKFPLLCNHCESPSCVRVCPTKATFQRADGIVAMDYHRCIGCRYCMAACPFGARSFNFMDPRLHLDMEKINVKFPTRMRGVVEKCNFCVERLAVGEMPACVEKSSGAMTFGDLQDPDSNVRKVLRENFTIRRNPAAGTEPGVYYII